DNA sequence from the Desulfatiglans anilini DSM 4660 genome:
GTTCACCGGCTTCCCGTCTTCAACCAAAGGCAGGGACTCCTTCTCCGCCTCGAGCCTGCGGAGGAACACCTCCAGGACCTCCTCCTGCAGCCCCGCGTGCGCCAGATCCCGAAGGACCTTGTCCCCGACCGCCAGCACCTGCTCCGCGATGCGGGTCTTGAGCCGATCCAGAAAGGCCTCCCGCTGCTCGTCCAGATGGTCCAGCCAGGCCTGCTTCAGGTGCTCGACCTCCCGCCGCGCCTCGGCCAGGGTCCGTTCCCGCCAGTCCTGCACCTCCCTCTGGGCATCGGCCATGAGTTCGGCCCGCCGTTCAACGGCGCGGCGCTCCTCTTCGCGCGCCCGGGCCTCCCTCTCCCGCGCTTCTTCCCGCGCCTTTTCGGCGCCGGCCAGGTCCTCCGCAATCCGCGCCTCCCGTGCGTCCATGGACCGGATGATGGGTCCATACAGGAAGCGCCTGAGCAGGAGAACCAGGATCAGGAAGTTCACGATCTGGGCGATGATCGTAAACCAATCGAACAGCACGGCTTACCCCCCGGCCTTCTCGAGAAAAAAGCCCCAGAACGGGTTCGCGAAGATCAGGATCATGGCCACGACGAAGCAGTAGATGGCGGTCGATTCGACCATGGCCATGCCGACGAACAAGGTGCGGGTGATCGTGTTCGTTTCGTCAGGCTGCTGGGCGATGGAACTCAGCGCCTGGGCCAGCGCCCGGCCCTCTCCGAGAGCGGGGCCGACCGCTCCTATGCCCATGCAGATACCCGCTGAAACGATCGAGGCCACTGCCACCCAGCCCAAAATCTCCATGCTTACGTCTCCTCTCGTTGTGGATCCTCGTTTTCCATGGCCGCCGCGATATAGACCGCGGCCAGCACGCTGAAGATATAGGCCTGCACAAGGCCCGTCAAAAGACCCAGGAGCTGCATCAGAACCGGGAAGACCAGCGGGGCGATCGCGAGGAGGATCGCCCCGATCATGGTTCCGCTCATGACGTTGCCGAAAAGCCGCACCGCCAGCGCCAGCGTTCGGCTCAATTCACCGATGATGTTGAAAGGCAGCATGAAAAAGGTCGGGCGGAGGTAATTAGCGAGATAGCGGCCAAGGCCCACACGGGCGATGCCGTAGGCCGGCACTGCGACGAACACCAGCACGGCCAGGGCGGCCGTCGTGGAAAGGGACCCCGTCGGGGGTCTGAATCCCGGCACGACGCTCAGCACATTGCAGAGGGCGATGAAAAGAAACAGCGTCCCCACGAAGGGCAGGAACCC
Encoded proteins:
- the atpF gene encoding F0F1 ATP synthase subunit B; this translates as MLFDWFTIIAQIVNFLILVLLLRRFLYGPIIRSMDAREARIAEDLAGAEKAREEAREREARAREEERRAVERRAELMADAQREVQDWRERTLAEARREVEHLKQAWLDHLDEQREAFLDRLKTRIAEQVLAVGDKVLRDLAHAGLQEEVLEVFLRRLEAEKESLPLVEDGKPVNIRSGFDITGEMAERLRRRVAPLLPPGTAVETATDKDMGIGIEWVSGDRKISWTLERYLEGLEHRILAELPRERS
- a CDS encoding F0F1 ATP synthase subunit C encodes the protein MEILGWVAVASIVSAGICMGIGAVGPALGEGRALAQALSSIAQQPDETNTITRTLFVGMAMVESTAIYCFVVAMILIFANPFWGFFLEKAGG
- a CDS encoding F0F1 ATP synthase subunit A; amino-acid sequence: MEISPDLVVMLRIGGFEVNATLLYTWLVMLVLTLGSWLVTRRLSTGDRIPRWQNLLETVVSGVRQQLDDISPRQPRGFLPFVGTLFLFIALCNVLSVVPGFRPPTGSLSTTAALAVLVFVAVPAYGIARVGLGRYLANYLRPTFFMLPFNIIGELSRTLALAVRLFGNVMSGTMIGAILLAIAPLVFPVLMQLLGLLTGLVQAYIFSVLAAVYIAAAMENEDPQREET